A portion of the Alphaproteobacteria bacterium CG11_big_fil_rev_8_21_14_0_20_39_49 genome contains these proteins:
- the coxB gene encoding cytochrome c oxidase subunit II — MFKKLLSGVFSLFVSVNAYADQPVPWQLGFQKSVTPIMDRFVDFHNELLIIIFAVSIFVVLLIAYVCIKFNAKSNPVPSKTSHNTLIEIIWTVVPVLILVYICVPSMKTLYYNETVPEDAEMTLKVIGKQWYWTYQYPDQNLAFDSRIVADEDLKEGQPRLLTVDNQVVIPVDTTIRLQSTGGDVIHNWAIPAFGTKLEAVPGRLNEGWLKVKETGTYYGQCSELCGTGHGFMPIAVKVVTKEEFEAWVEQVKPEFGVES, encoded by the coding sequence ATGTTTAAAAAGCTTTTATCTGGAGTTTTTTCATTGTTTGTATCTGTTAATGCCTATGCAGATCAACCTGTTCCATGGCAGTTAGGTTTTCAAAAATCCGTAACTCCTATAATGGATAGGTTTGTGGATTTTCACAATGAACTGCTTATTATCATATTCGCCGTCTCTATTTTTGTGGTACTTCTTATAGCTTATGTTTGCATAAAATTTAATGCAAAGAGTAACCCTGTTCCAAGCAAAACATCGCATAACACTCTAATAGAGATAATCTGGACGGTAGTACCTGTTCTTATTTTGGTATATATATGCGTACCTTCTATGAAAACGCTATATTATAATGAAACCGTTCCTGAAGATGCTGAGATGACGTTAAAGGTTATCGGTAAGCAGTGGTACTGGACTTATCAGTATCCTGACCAGAATCTTGCTTTTGATAGCCGTATAGTTGCCGATGAAGATTTAAAAGAGGGGCAGCCAAGGCTTTTAACGGTAGATAATCAGGTGGTGATACCTGTTGACACTACTATCAGGCTGCAATCTACAGGCGGTGACGTTATACATAACTGGGCTATTCCTGCATTCGGTACTAAACTGGAGGCTGTTCCGGGTAGATTGAATGAAGGTTGGCTAAAAGTAAAAGAAACAGGTACATATTACGGTCAGTGTTCGGAGCTTTGCGGTACGGGTCACGGATTCATGCCTATAGCTGTGAAAGTAGTAACTAAAGAAGAGTTTGAAGCGTGGGTTGAGCAAGTAAAGCCTGAATTTGGCGTTGAAAGTTAA
- the ctaD gene encoding cytochrome c oxidase subunit I, producing the protein MGGHANPTGFKRWFLSTNHKDIGTLYLILAIFGGLVGGLFSVAMRKELAEPGLQFFPMLAEFMGGSVFGTDPNQIYNVFLTAHAFIMVFFMIMPALFGGFGNWFIPLQIGAPDMAFPRMNNISFWLLAVALLMLLASAFVDGGVGTGWTVYPPLSNQLYQPGMAVDMGIFALHLAGASSILGAINMIVTILNMRAPGMTLHKMPLYVWSVLITAFLLVLALPVLAGAITMLLTDRNFGTSFFDPAGGGDPVFWQHLFWFFGHPEVYIIILPGFGIISHVVSTFSKKPVFGYLGMAYAMASIGVVGFVVWAHHMYTTGFDVDTLAYFTLATMVIAVPTGIKIFSWIATMWGGSIEFKTPMLFAIGMIFLFTVGGVTGVVLANGGLDRVFHDTYYVVAHFHYTMSMGAIFSAYAAFYYWFGKMSGRQYNECLGKIHFWLTFIGVNITFFPQHFLGLAGMPRRIPDYPDAFASWNLVSSWGSYISFAAALFFVYIIFHTLKFGKKCPNDPWNDISGTLEWTLPSPPNFHSYDEIPKIK; encoded by the coding sequence ATGGGCGGTCATGCAAATCCAACTGGTTTTAAAAGATGGTTTTTATCAACTAACCATAAAGACATAGGTACTTTATACCTGATATTGGCAATTTTCGGCGGATTGGTCGGGGGCTTGTTCTCTGTAGCGATGAGAAAAGAACTGGCAGAGCCGGGGTTGCAGTTTTTCCCTATGCTGGCTGAATTTATGGGAGGCAGCGTTTTCGGTACCGACCCTAACCAGATATATAACGTTTTCCTTACCGCTCACGCATTTATAATGGTGTTTTTCATGATAATGCCTGCACTTTTCGGTGGGTTCGGTAACTGGTTCATTCCTTTGCAAATAGGTGCGCCCGATATGGCTTTCCCTCGTATGAATAACATAAGCTTCTGGTTATTGGCCGTTGCCCTGCTAATGCTTCTTGCCTCTGCGTTCGTAGATGGCGGTGTGGGTACGGGTTGGACTGTTTATCCTCCGTTATCCAATCAGCTATATCAGCCGGGAATGGCGGTGGATATGGGTATATTTGCCCTTCACTTAGCAGGTGCTTCATCAATATTGGGTGCTATCAATATGATAGTTACAATACTTAATATGCGTGCACCGGGTATGACATTACATAAAATGCCTTTATATGTATGGTCTGTCCTGATTACCGCTTTCTTGCTTGTGTTGGCATTGCCTGTGCTAGCTGGTGCTATTACCATGCTACTTACCGACAGGAACTTCGGAACAAGCTTCTTTGATCCTGCGGGCGGTGGTGACCCTGTATTTTGGCAGCATCTATTCTGGTTTTTCGGACACCCTGAAGTTTATATTATCATTCTTCCGGGATTCGGTATAATCAGCCATGTCGTGTCAACATTCTCTAAAAAGCCTGTTTTCGGTTATTTAGGAATGGCATACGCTATGGCGAGTATCGGCGTTGTAGGTTTCGTTGTATGGGCTCACCATATGTACACTACCGGATTTGATGTTGATACGCTTGCGTATTTTACCCTTGCCACTATGGTTATTGCAGTTCCTACGGGAATTAAGATATTTAGCTGGATAGCTACGATGTGGGGTGGCTCTATAGAATTTAAGACACCTATGTTGTTTGCTATCGGTATGATATTCCTGTTCACTGTAGGCGGTGTAACGGGTGTTGTGCTGGCAAATGGCGGTTTGGACAGGGTTTTCCATGATACTTATTATGTTGTAGCACACTTCCACTATACAATGTCTATGGGAGCGATTTTCTCGGCATATGCAGCGTTTTACTACTGGTTCGGTAAAATGTCGGGTCGTCAGTATAATGAATGCTTAGGAAAAATACATTTCTGGCTGACATTTATAGGTGTTAATATTACTTTCTTCCCTCAGCACTTTTTAGGGTTGGCAGGAATGCCGAGAAGGATTCCTGATTATCCTGATGCATTTGCGAGTTGGAATCTGGTGTCTTCATGGGGTTCGTATATTTCATTTGCCGCGGCATTATTCTTTGTATACATAATTTTCCATACGTTGAAATTCGGTAAAAAATGTCCTAATGATCCGTGGAACGATATATCGGGTACTTTGGAATGGACGTTACCTTCTCCGCCTAATTTCCACAGTTACGACGAGATACCGAAAATAAAATAG
- a CDS encoding protoheme IX farnesyltransferase: protein MSENIDVTVDSIDISESRIKDYIALLKPRVMSLVVFTGLVGIFLAPGEIHPLIAFVATFCIALGSGAAGAVNMWYERDVDALMKRTKNRPLPSKRMMHQSALEFAVVSAFISVLLMSLAVNLMAGFLLLLAILFYVFVYTIWLKKRTPQNIVIGGAAGAFPPMIGWAAVTGDVSFQSFLLFLIIFLWTPPHFWALALYKNEDYKAANIPMLPVVAGDLETRKQIYIYTVILFAASMLPIAAGMFGTIYLVSAFALGIYFMKLAKELYGEYSEVLARKTFKFSLLYLSVLFFSMIIDRIL, encoded by the coding sequence TTGAGTGAAAATATTGATGTAACAGTTGATTCTATCGATATTTCAGAATCGAGAATAAAAGATTATATTGCACTGCTAAAGCCACGGGTGATGTCACTCGTGGTTTTTACGGGCTTAGTAGGTATATTCCTTGCACCGGGTGAAATACATCCGTTAATAGCTTTTGTTGCCACATTTTGTATTGCACTTGGCTCGGGTGCTGCCGGTGCTGTGAATATGTGGTATGAAAGAGATGTTGATGCTCTGATGAAAAGGACGAAGAACCGCCCTTTGCCGTCTAAGCGTATGATGCATCAAAGTGCCTTGGAATTTGCAGTTGTAAGTGCGTTCATCAGCGTTTTGCTGATGTCGTTAGCGGTTAATCTTATGGCAGGTTTTCTGCTGCTGCTTGCCATATTGTTCTATGTATTTGTATATACTATCTGGCTAAAAAAAAGAACTCCGCAAAATATAGTAATAGGCGGTGCGGCGGGGGCTTTTCCGCCTATGATAGGCTGGGCTGCGGTTACAGGAGATGTGTCGTTCCAGAGCTTTTTGCTTTTTTTAATTATATTTTTGTGGACACCGCCGCATTTTTGGGCTTTGGCGTTATATAAAAACGAAGATTATAAAGCGGCTAATATTCCTATGCTGCCTGTGGTTGCAGGAGATTTGGAGACCAGAAAACAGATATATATTTATACGGTAATATTATTTGCCGCAAGTATGTTGCCGATAGCCGCCGGTATGTTTGGAACTATATACCTTGTATCTGCGTTTGCTTTAGGTATATATTTTATGAAACTGGCTAAGGAGTTATATGGCGAGTATTCGGAAGTATTAGCGAGAAAAACGTTTAAATTTTCGTTGTTGTACCTATCGGTATTGTTCTTCTCAATGATAATAGACAGGATTTTATAA
- a CDS encoding cytochrome c oxidase assembly protein, translating into MQESKDNNNNNKTAIKVVSLVLGMFLLAFASFPIYNLFCKITGYGGTPLTSDELTASKLQVGGRTINVRFNSDIMKDVPWKFSPLQKEVSVKTGENKLVFYTAENTSDSAVKGMATYNVTPAKASEYFFKVQCFCFNEQTLSANEKVEMPVSFYIDPEIENDPYMNDVKTITLSYTFFKATE; encoded by the coding sequence ATGCAAGAATCGAAAGACAACAACAATAATAATAAAACAGCCATAAAGGTTGTATCGCTTGTTTTGGGCATGTTCCTGCTGGCATTTGCATCATTTCCGATTTACAATCTTTTTTGTAAAATTACCGGATATGGCGGCACTCCGCTCACATCTGACGAGCTTACCGCATCTAAATTGCAGGTTGGTGGCAGGACTATAAATGTCAGGTTCAATTCCGATATAATGAAGGACGTTCCGTGGAAGTTTTCTCCTTTACAAAAGGAGGTTAGCGTAAAAACCGGAGAAAACAAATTAGTTTTCTACACGGCGGAAAACACTTCCGATAGTGCCGTAAAAGGAATGGCTACGTATAACGTAACACCTGCCAAAGCGTCGGAATATTTTTTCAAAGTGCAATGTTTCTGCTTTAACGAGCAGACATTGTCGGCAAACGAAAAGGTGGAAATGCCTGTTTCGTTCTATATTGACCCTGAAATAGAGAACGATCCATATATGAATGATGTAAAAACGATAACGTTATCTTATACGTTTTTTAAGGCCACGGAATAG
- a CDS encoding cytochrome c oxidase subunit 3: MSGEQKHDYHLVDPSPWPLIGAFSGLLLATGGLFFIHGKPSGSLLLIAGFASVIFTMFVWWRDVIKEGHGGHHKSLVQHGLRVGMALFILSEVMFFFAFFWAFFKAALAPEFVFDGSHIFEEGVKVVEGVWPLVGIETFNAWDLPFINTLVLLLSGTTVTWAHYALLRNDRKNLIRALLITVLLGISFTCLQAYEYHHAAFGFKDGIYSSNFYMATGFHGVHVIIGTIFLAICLIRALKGDMSPKHHLGFEFAAWYWHFVDVVWLFLFAFVYVWGS; the protein is encoded by the coding sequence ATGAGTGGAGAGCAAAAGCACGATTACCATCTGGTAGACCCGAGTCCATGGCCGTTAATAGGTGCATTTTCAGGTTTATTGCTTGCTACGGGCGGTTTGTTTTTTATACATGGAAAGCCTTCGGGAAGTCTGTTGTTAATAGCGGGTTTTGCGTCTGTAATATTCACTATGTTCGTGTGGTGGAGGGACGTTATAAAAGAGGGTCATGGCGGACATCATAAAAGCCTCGTACAGCATGGTTTACGTGTGGGTATGGCGTTGTTCATACTATCTGAGGTAATGTTTTTCTTTGCATTCTTCTGGGCTTTCTTTAAGGCGGCACTGGCTCCTGAATTTGTCTTCGATGGTTCACATATATTCGAAGAAGGTGTAAAAGTTGTTGAAGGGGTTTGGCCTCTGGTGGGAATTGAAACCTTTAATGCGTGGGATTTGCCTTTTATTAATACGCTTGTCCTGCTTCTATCGGGTACTACGGTTACATGGGCGCATTATGCTTTATTACGCAATGACAGAAAAAACCTGATAAGGGCGTTGTTGATAACCGTATTGCTGGGTATATCATTTACATGTTTACAGGCTTACGAATACCATCATGCGGCATTCGGGTTTAAAGACGGCATTTATTCTTCAAACTTCTACATGGCTACCGGATTCCACGGCGTGCATGTGATTATAGGTACTATCTTTCTGGCTATCTGTCTGATACGTGCCTTAAAAGGTGATATGAGTCCTAAGCACCATCTTGGTTTTGAGTTTGCCGCTTGGTATTGGCATTTCGTAGATGTTGTGTGGTTATTCCTGTTCGCTTTCGTATATGTTTGGGGTAGTTAG
- a CDS encoding carboxypeptidase M32: MDNYKTLEKIFKKLNDIEQASAVLHWDMATKMPSGGAEARAEQLATLGDIYHAILTDEGVGDLLESAGINGRKLNDWQKANLNEMKRAWNHNASVPAKLISELTREGAKCEIVWRDARANNDFKMLLPHLKKVVSLVREIAKLKGEAFGCSPYDALLDRHDPDRKSKQLDTVFDNLKEFLPDFINQVVEKQKSEKVTKIKGPFDVEKQKMIAEKMLEVIGFDMDYGRLDESLHPFCGGYPTDIRITTRYDKNDFISALMGVVHEAGHAMYEEGLPKKWLNQPVGKARGMSIHESQSLLIEMQACRSREFVNLLSGVLKKEFNSKSKSLNPDNLCHIYNKVEPSLIRVDADEVTYPAHIILRYYIEKYIISGDMEVEDLPEAWNQGMKKFLGIKVKDDKDGCMQDIHWMDGTFGYFPTYTLGAIYASQLFDAANHSNNDIMPSIGKGDFKPLKEWLNKNVHEKGSKMSSDEIVKSATGRELDVEVYKNHLKKRYLEG; encoded by the coding sequence ATGGATAATTACAAAACCTTAGAAAAGATTTTTAAAAAATTAAACGATATTGAGCAGGCAAGTGCGGTGCTGCACTGGGATATGGCGACAAAGATGCCTTCAGGTGGTGCTGAGGCAAGAGCCGAGCAGCTTGCAACCTTGGGCGATATTTATCACGCAATCCTGACAGATGAAGGTGTAGGTGATTTGTTGGAAAGTGCCGGAATTAACGGACGAAAGTTGAATGACTGGCAAAAAGCCAATTTAAATGAAATGAAAAGAGCTTGGAATCATAACGCTTCCGTCCCTGCAAAGTTAATAAGCGAGCTTACAAGGGAAGGTGCTAAATGCGAGATAGTCTGGCGTGATGCAAGGGCAAATAATGATTTCAAGATGTTATTGCCGCATTTGAAAAAGGTTGTGTCTTTAGTCAGGGAAATTGCAAAATTAAAAGGTGAGGCTTTTGGCTGTTCGCCATATGATGCTTTACTTGACCGGCATGACCCCGATAGGAAATCCAAACAGTTAGATACGGTTTTTGATAATCTGAAAGAATTCTTACCTGATTTTATAAATCAGGTGGTGGAAAAGCAAAAGTCTGAAAAAGTCACCAAGATAAAAGGACCTTTCGATGTAGAAAAGCAGAAAATGATAGCAGAGAAAATGCTTGAGGTGATAGGGTTTGACATGGATTACGGCAGACTTGATGAGAGTTTGCATCCGTTTTGCGGAGGATACCCGACCGACATAAGGATAACTACCCGATATGACAAAAACGATTTTATATCGGCTTTAATGGGTGTTGTTCATGAAGCCGGACATGCTATGTATGAAGAAGGTCTGCCTAAAAAATGGCTTAATCAGCCTGTGGGCAAGGCAAGGGGCATGAGCATACATGAAAGCCAGTCTTTGTTGATAGAGATGCAGGCATGTAGAAGCCGTGAGTTCGTCAACTTATTATCGGGAGTGCTTAAAAAAGAGTTTAACTCAAAGTCAAAAAGCCTTAACCCTGATAATTTGTGCCATATTTATAACAAAGTTGAGCCTTCACTTATAAGGGTAGATGCTGACGAGGTTACATATCCTGCCCATATTATTTTAAGATATTATATTGAAAAATATATAATTTCGGGAGATATGGAAGTTGAAGACCTGCCTGAGGCATGGAATCAGGGAATGAAGAAGTTCCTCGGAATCAAGGTTAAAGACGATAAAGACGGCTGTATGCAGGATATCCACTGGATGGACGGTACTTTCGGGTATTTCCCTACATATACGTTGGGTGCTATTTATGCCTCCCAGCTATTTGATGCGGCAAACCATAGTAACAATGATATCATGCCTTCTATAGGTAAAGGGGATTTCAAACCGTTAAAAGAATGGTTAAATAAGAACGTTCATGAAAAAGGCTCGAAAATGTCATCTGATGAGATAGTCAAGAGTGCTACGGGAAGAGAACTTGATGTTGAGGTCTATAAGAACCATTTGAAAAAAAGATATCTGGAAGGATAG
- a CDS encoding threonine synthase, with protein sequence MKYISTRGKAPVLSFEDAVIAGLASDGGLYVPESVPTFSKDEMASFKGLSYEELMLKIITPFIEDEIPQSILQDIIKESYSQFRDADIAPVKKIAENEYLLELFHGPTMAFKDFALQFLGRIFDYILTKRNQDAVIVGATSGDTGSAAIEGCRHSKHVQIYIMHPFNRVSDVQRKQMTTVLADNVHNIALEGNFDDCQHIVKELFADQGFLNGQNLVAVNSINWCRIMAQIVYYFYAGLKLGSPEKEMIFSVPTGNFGDIFAGFLAKKMGLPIKQLIVATNKNDILHRFFESNDYSRGGLEKTLSPSMDIQVSSNFERYLFYLYNQDAERIGEIMKRFKAGEGISVEVEKLAEAQKIFSSLSIDDDTTCETIRQVFGESGEIIDPHTATGVRAARDKAVKGSNPIITIATAHPAKFPEAIEKSGVDEAKLPEYLSGLMVAEERYEVLANDIDAVKKFIVNGKKFNQQTGT encoded by the coding sequence ATGAAATATATAAGCACAAGGGGAAAGGCTCCTGTTTTAAGTTTTGAAGATGCTGTAATAGCAGGGCTGGCAAGTGACGGCGGGCTATATGTTCCTGAGTCCGTTCCAACTTTCAGCAAAGATGAGATGGCCTCCTTTAAAGGTCTTTCATATGAAGAGCTGATGCTCAAAATAATAACGCCTTTTATCGAAGATGAAATACCGCAAAGTATTTTGCAAGATATAATAAAAGAAAGCTATTCGCAGTTTCGTGATGCCGATATAGCTCCTGTTAAAAAAATCGCCGAAAATGAATATTTGCTGGAATTGTTCCACGGTCCTACAATGGCTTTCAAGGATTTTGCCTTGCAATTTTTGGGCAGGATATTTGATTATATACTTACAAAACGAAATCAGGACGCGGTTATAGTCGGTGCTACCTCAGGTGATACGGGTTCTGCGGCTATTGAGGGTTGCAGGCACAGCAAGCATGTACAGATATATATAATGCACCCCTTTAACAGGGTATCGGATGTACAAAGAAAGCAGATGACAACGGTCTTGGCCGATAATGTGCATAATATAGCCTTGGAAGGAAATTTTGACGATTGTCAGCATATTGTAAAAGAATTATTTGCCGATCAGGGCTTTTTGAACGGTCAGAATCTTGTAGCGGTAAATTCTATAAACTGGTGTCGTATCATGGCACAGATAGTTTATTATTTTTATGCAGGTTTGAAACTTGGTTCTCCTGAAAAGGAAATGATATTTTCAGTGCCGACAGGGAATTTCGGGGATATTTTCGCAGGCTTTTTAGCAAAGAAAATGGGTCTGCCGATAAAACAGCTTATTGTTGCTACCAATAAAAACGATATTCTGCACCGTTTCTTTGAAAGTAATGATTATAGCCGTGGCGGTCTGGAAAAAACCCTGTCACCGAGTATGGATATTCAGGTTTCAAGTAATTTTGAAAGATATCTTTTCTATCTTTACAATCAGGACGCAGAAAGGATAGGTGAAATAATGAAACGCTTTAAAGCAGGCGAGGGTATATCCGTTGAGGTTGAAAAACTCGCTGAAGCACAAAAAATATTCAGCAGCCTTAGTATCGATGATGATACGACGTGTGAAACCATCAGACAGGTATTCGGTGAATCGGGCGAGATAATCGACCCACATACCGCAACGGGGGTTAGGGCTGCCCGTGACAAAGCTGTTAAGGGGAGTAATCCTATTATAACAATTGCTACGGCACACCCTGCCAAGTTTCCGGAAGCAATTGAAAAATCAGGCGTTGATGAGGCTAAACTGCCCGAATATTTATCCGGCTTAATGGTTGCCGAAGAACGCTATGAGGTGCTTGCTAACGATATAGATGCGGTAAAGAAATTTATAGTAAACGGCAAAAAGTTTAATCAACAAACAGGTACTTAA
- a CDS encoding deoxyribodipyrimidine photolyase, whose product MTDLTIHWFRQDLRISDNPSLYEAAKKGRVLPIYIFDDSTENLRQMGGASLVWLHYALHDLNKKLGGNLKIFKGGPAKILPDIINKSQAKAVYWNRCYEPWAIIRDKNIKEKLKDDSIQTESFNGSLLLEPWEALKDDGSPYRVFTPFYKKNYQLKEFSEALKEPETLNIYTKNIGETDINSLKLLPEIKWYEELLKKWDISEDGAKERLFAFLDDGIKDYKKGRNFPAQNNNSRLSPYLHFGQISPRQIWNSVLFYEQNENTENFCVELAWREFSYNLLYYYPDLPSDSLQKKFDKFPWKKNDGFTKKWQKGMTGYPIVDAGMRELWQTGFMHNRIRMVVASFLVKNLLIDWREGEKWFWDCLFDADLANNAAGWQWVAGCGADASPYFRVFNPINQGERFDASGEYTRKYVPELAKLPDKYLFKPWEAQQDILDKAKIELGKTYPFPIVDAAKTRKEALEAYEKIK is encoded by the coding sequence ATGACTGATTTAACTATACACTGGTTCAGGCAAGATCTTCGGATATCAGATAATCCTTCCCTTTATGAGGCTGCAAAAAAGGGTCGGGTGCTACCCATATATATATTTGATGATTCTACGGAAAATTTAAGGCAAATGGGGGGAGCAAGCCTTGTATGGTTGCATTATGCCCTGCATGACCTTAATAAAAAACTTGGCGGAAACCTTAAGATATTTAAAGGAGGGCCTGCCAAAATATTGCCTGATATAATAAATAAATCGCAAGCTAAAGCAGTCTATTGGAACAGATGTTATGAGCCTTGGGCAATTATCAGAGATAAAAATATAAAAGAAAAATTAAAAGATGATTCAATACAGACCGAATCATTTAACGGCAGTTTGTTACTGGAGCCTTGGGAGGCTTTAAAAGATGACGGAAGCCCATATAGGGTGTTTACCCCTTTTTATAAAAAGAACTATCAATTAAAAGAGTTCTCTGAAGCTTTAAAAGAGCCTGAAACATTAAATATCTATACAAAAAATATAGGTGAAACAGATATTAATTCGTTAAAGTTGCTTCCTGAAATTAAATGGTATGAGGAGTTGCTTAAAAAATGGGATATCAGCGAAGACGGTGCTAAAGAAAGGCTATTTGCTTTTTTAGATGACGGTATAAAAGACTATAAAAAAGGCAGGAATTTTCCGGCTCAAAATAATAATTCCCGATTATCGCCATATTTGCATTTCGGTCAGATATCACCAAGGCAGATATGGAATTCCGTACTTTTTTATGAGCAAAATGAAAATACCGAGAATTTTTGCGTTGAACTTGCATGGAGAGAGTTTTCATATAATTTGCTGTATTATTATCCTGACTTGCCATCGGATAGCCTACAAAAAAAATTCGATAAATTCCCGTGGAAAAAAAATGACGGATTTACAAAGAAGTGGCAAAAAGGAATGACCGGATATCCGATAGTAGATGCAGGCATGAGGGAGCTGTGGCAAACAGGGTTTATGCATAACAGGATAAGAATGGTAGTTGCATCATTTTTGGTTAAAAACCTGCTTATAGATTGGCGTGAGGGAGAAAAATGGTTTTGGGACTGTCTTTTTGATGCCGACCTTGCCAATAATGCGGCAGGCTGGCAATGGGTTGCCGGCTGCGGTGCGGACGCTTCACCGTATTTTAGGGTATTTAACCCCATAAATCAGGGAGAGCGTTTTGATGCAAGCGGGGAATATACAAGAAAATACGTTCCGGAACTGGCAAAATTACCGGATAAATATCTTTTTAAACCGTGGGAAGCACAGCAGGATATACTGGACAAAGCAAAAATAGAGCTTGGTAAGACTTATCCGTTCCCTATTGTAGATGCCGCAAAGACCAGAAAAGAAGCACTGGAAGCGTATGAAAAGATAAAGTAG
- a CDS encoding methionine adenosyltransferase produces the protein MSIRIDEEKGTKKEEYLFTSESVSEGHPDKVCDQISDAIVDEYLGKYSESRVAVETLVTTNKIVLAGEVRCPVEVSHERIEEIARGVVKDIGYEQEGFHWRNADIDIYIHEQSADIAQGVDAGGNKDEGAGDQGLMFGYACDETDVFMPAPIHYSHRILKALADARHSGEAKGLGPDAKSQVTYVYEGGIPTRVDAVLVSTQHEEGVPQEEVREIVKKYVTKALPEGMFTDKTRFLTNPTGKFVIGGPDGDCGLTGRKIIVDTYGGAAPHGGGAFSGKDPTKVDRSAAYMARYLAKNVVASGCANQCDIQIAYAIGVSEPVSFYVNTFGNNHVDNKKLESRIKELVRLTPRGIREHLGLNKPIYRKTAAYGHFGRTPSDDGSFPWEKTDLIDDLKDLL, from the coding sequence ATGTCCATTAGAATTGATGAAGAAAAAGGCACTAAGAAGGAAGAATATCTTTTTACAAGCGAGTCCGTATCAGAAGGACATCCTGATAAGGTTTGTGACCAGATATCCGATGCTATAGTTGATGAGTATCTGGGCAAATACAGCGAATCAAGGGTTGCCGTTGAAACTCTTGTTACAACAAATAAAATAGTTCTTGCAGGTGAGGTAAGGTGTCCTGTGGAAGTGTCGCATGAGCGTATTGAAGAGATAGCAAGGGGAGTGGTAAAGGATATAGGCTACGAACAGGAAGGTTTTCACTGGAGGAATGCCGATATAGATATTTATATACATGAGCAGTCGGCAGATATAGCACAAGGTGTCGATGCAGGCGGCAATAAAGATGAAGGTGCGGGCGATCAGGGGCTTATGTTCGGTTATGCATGTGATGAAACAGATGTTTTTATGCCTGCTCCCATTCATTATTCACACAGAATATTGAAAGCACTTGCCGATGCAAGGCATTCGGGTGAGGCAAAAGGTTTAGGACCTGATGCAAAATCGCAAGTTACCTATGTTTATGAAGGCGGCATTCCAACCCGTGTTGATGCGGTGTTGGTTTCAACCCAGCATGAAGAAGGTGTGCCACAAGAAGAAGTGCGTGAGATAGTAAAAAAATATGTTACCAAAGCATTGCCTGAAGGTATGTTCACCGATAAAACAAGATTCCTTACTAATCCCACGGGTAAATTCGTGATAGGAGGACCTGACGGTGACTGCGGTTTAACAGGACGTAAGATAATTGTTGATACTTATGGTGGAGCTGCTCCGCATGGCGGCGGTGCATTCTCAGGAAAAGACCCTACAAAAGTTGACCGCTCTGCCGCCTATATGGCAAGATACCTTGCCAAGAATGTTGTGGCTTCGGGTTGTGCCAATCAATGTGACATACAGATAGCTTATGCTATAGGTGTTTCCGAGCCTGTTTCATTTTATGTTAATACGTTCGGTAACAATCATGTAGATAACAAAAAGTTAGAGTCCAGAATTAAAGAGCTTGTAAGGCTTACACCGCGTGGTATCCGTGAGCATTTAGGTCTGAATAAGCCTATATACCGCAAAACGGCAGCTTATGGGCATTTTGGTCGTACTCCGTCTGATGACGGTAGTTTCCCTTGGGAAAAAACGGATTTAATCGATGATTTGAAGGATTTGTTGTAA